A portion of the Corynebacterium ammoniagenes DSM 20306 genome contains these proteins:
- a CDS encoding molybdopterin-binding protein produces the protein MHPTTPPLKASLIVVSDRIANGIKPDHAADKAVKLLEAAQIQVVYREIVREDEAAFTIALEARLQSGDDIIITLGGTGTRRGNVVPEVTARHIAARLHGLETQVLLKGLESSPKAGLCRGVIGVSQYGHPTTLVINSAGSRGAVGDTLGVVLPLVDDIVREC, from the coding sequence ATGCACCCCACAACCCCACCCCTCAAAGCATCACTGATCGTCGTTTCGGACCGGATTGCGAATGGAATCAAGCCGGACCATGCGGCAGATAAGGCTGTGAAACTACTAGAGGCCGCGCAGATTCAAGTGGTGTATCGCGAAATTGTTCGAGAGGATGAGGCCGCATTTACGATCGCGCTGGAGGCTCGCCTGCAATCTGGTGATGACATCATCATCACGTTGGGTGGGACCGGGACACGGCGCGGCAATGTGGTCCCGGAGGTTACCGCGCGACATATAGCTGCCCGTCTTCACGGGTTGGAAACCCAGGTGCTTCTCAAAGGGTTGGAATCCTCGCCGAAAGCAGGGTTGTGCCGTGGGGTTATCGGTGTCAGTCAATATGGACATCCCACCACGTTGGTTATTAACTCAGCTGGCTCCCGCGGTGCGGTGGGGGATACTTTGGGCGTGGTTTTGCCGCTTGTCGATGACATTGTCCGCGAGTGCTAA
- a CDS encoding MFS transporter, with the protein MSTLNPPGTQFDSSGRVLQGWDPEDPAKWDKSIAWRTLVITTATMAVGFSAWYLVSAIAPLLNQIGFDLTDGQLYALTAISGLSAGLFRMVFMFLPPIVGTRKLVAVSALLFLLPMLGWFSVVQRPDNTPFWELLAISFASGFGGGVFAGFMPSTGYFFPKRLQGTALGLQAGIGNFGISFIQLVAPWLMGFTLFGVGFIAPQRLPDGSNVFVHNPAIFMVPWAVICAVLAWIYLKDVPVKANFRQQMSIFGNPNTWVMTLVYLMTFGAFAGFAAQFALIINQIYGAGSSFAETMSIDSLPRGAAYAFLGPLIGAAVRAAWGPLCDKFGGAIWTFIGGLGMTIFTAVAALFLNPTDPQQFWWFLGAMLMMFFFTGLGNAGTFKQMPMIFPKHQAGGVIGWTSAIAAFGPFIVGILLSLMPIQAFFWGCVVFFAICTVLTWIFYARPKAPYPG; encoded by the coding sequence ATGTCTACACTCAATCCCCCCGGTACTCAGTTCGATAGCTCCGGAAGAGTTCTTCAAGGTTGGGATCCAGAAGATCCAGCCAAGTGGGACAAATCCATTGCCTGGCGCACGCTGGTTATTACGACCGCCACCATGGCCGTCGGATTTAGTGCGTGGTACCTGGTTTCCGCTATTGCACCCTTGTTGAATCAAATTGGTTTTGATTTAACTGATGGCCAGCTTTATGCACTAACTGCAATCTCTGGCCTTTCCGCTGGTTTGTTCCGCATGGTCTTTATGTTTCTGCCACCCATCGTCGGAACGCGAAAACTAGTTGCTGTTTCAGCTCTTCTATTCCTCTTGCCGATGCTCGGATGGTTTTCCGTAGTACAGCGGCCAGATAACACCCCATTTTGGGAATTGCTTGCGATTTCCTTCGCCTCGGGCTTCGGGGGCGGCGTATTCGCCGGTTTCATGCCGTCCACCGGCTACTTCTTCCCCAAGCGCCTGCAGGGCACCGCATTGGGATTGCAGGCTGGTATTGGCAACTTCGGTATTTCCTTCATTCAGCTCGTTGCACCATGGCTGATGGGCTTTACCCTGTTTGGCGTTGGTTTTATCGCCCCGCAGCGTCTGCCAGATGGTTCCAATGTCTTCGTCCACAACCCGGCCATCTTCATGGTTCCGTGGGCAGTCATTTGTGCTGTCCTCGCGTGGATTTATCTCAAAGATGTTCCAGTTAAGGCCAACTTCCGCCAACAGATGTCTATCTTCGGCAACCCCAATACCTGGGTGATGACGTTGGTATATCTGATGACCTTTGGCGCGTTTGCTGGATTCGCCGCGCAATTTGCGCTCATCATCAACCAAATTTATGGCGCAGGGTCATCGTTCGCAGAGACGATGAGCATCGATAGCCTGCCGCGTGGTGCTGCGTATGCCTTCCTAGGCCCACTCATCGGTGCTGCTGTCCGCGCAGCGTGGGGCCCTCTATGTGACAAATTTGGCGGCGCCATCTGGACGTTTATCGGTGGTCTCGGTATGACCATCTTTACTGCGGTTGCGGCGTTGTTCCTCAACCCCACCGACCCACAGCAATTCTGGTGGTTCCTCGGCGCAATGCTGATGATGTTCTTCTTCACAGGTTTGGGCAATGCCGGCACCTTCAAGCAAATGCCCATGATTTTCCCGAAGCATCAAGCAGGCGGCGTCATCGGCTGGACCTCTGCTATCGCGGCCTTTGGCCCCTTCATCGTCGGTATTTTGCTCTCGCTGATGCCCATCCAGGCATTCTTCTGGGGTTGCGTGGTCTTCTTCGCCATCTGCACCGTGCTGACCTGGATCTTCTACGCCCGACCGAAAGCACCGTACCCCGGATAA